A genomic region of Phenylobacterium parvum contains the following coding sequences:
- a CDS encoding P-II family nitrogen regulator gives MKKIEAVIKPFKLDEVKEALQELGLQGMTVIEAKGYGRQKGHTELYRGAEYVVDFLPKIKVEVVLPDDQLEAALEAIVGAARTGRIGDGKIFVSEVLDVLRIRTGETGDAAV, from the coding sequence ATGAAAAAGATCGAAGCGGTCATCAAGCCCTTCAAGCTCGACGAGGTGAAGGAAGCCCTCCAGGAGCTTGGACTCCAGGGGATGACGGTCATTGAGGCCAAGGGCTACGGACGCCAGAAGGGGCACACCGAGCTCTACCGCGGGGCGGAGTACGTCGTGGACTTCCTGCCCAAGATCAAGGTCGAGGTCGTCCTGCCCGACGACCAACTGGAAGCCGCACTCGAAGCCATTGTCGGGGCCGCCCGGACGGGCCGCATCGGCGATGGGAAGATTTTTGTCTCTGAGGTCCTGGATGTCCTGCGCATCCGCACCGGCGAGACGGGAGACGCCGCTGTCTAG
- a CDS encoding HesB/IscA family protein: MEPMTPETLASTPRPRRPRPQVVSLTPAAADRVREIMSRSETPLAGLRVGVKNGGCAGQEYVLDYAEAMNPLDEVVTDQGVTILVEPSAVLFLLGTVIDFEVTRLSSKFVFRNPNQTDACGCGESVTIQPAAAPDA, translated from the coding sequence ATTGAGCCCATGACGCCTGAGACCCTCGCTTCGACCCCCCGACCCCGTCGGCCCCGCCCACAGGTGGTCTCCCTGACCCCCGCCGCCGCCGACCGGGTGCGCGAGATCATGTCCCGCTCCGAGACGCCCCTGGCGGGCCTGAGGGTGGGCGTGAAGAACGGCGGCTGTGCGGGGCAGGAATATGTCCTCGACTATGCCGAGGCCATGAATCCCCTTGATGAAGTCGTCACGGACCAGGGCGTCACCATCCTGGTGGAGCCCTCGGCCGTCCTCTTCCTGCTGGGCACGGTCATCGACTTCGAGGTCACGCGCCTGTCGTCCAAGTTCGTCTTCCGAAATCCGAACCAGACCGACGCCTGTGGCTGCGGCGAAAGCGTGACCATCCAGCCCGCCGCAGCCCCAGACGCCTGA
- the parE gene encoding DNA topoisomerase IV subunit B encodes MAETPPQASLFDDPQPAPRPAGAAEPPPPAAPSPPPASGKGGYSAKDIEVLEGLEPVRMRPGMYIGGTDERALHHLFAEVLDNAMDEAVAGHARLIEVRLDADGALTVRDDGRGIPVDPHPKHPGKSALEVIMTVLHSGGKFSGKAYETSGGLHGVGVSVVNALSEHLEVTAFKDGFEWRQTFSRGKPVGGLEKLGATRKHGTVITFRPDPVIFGDSAAFRPARLYRMARSKAYLFGGVEIRWACDPALIHDQTPAEAVLRFPNGLADFLAERVRDVETVTPEPFTGRFERKGDPGKVEWAVAWTGAGFGEADGFLQSYCNTVPTPEGGTHEAGFRAALTRGLKAYAELVGEKRAGLLTAEDVVAQAGGLVSVFIANPEFQGQTKERLSSAEAQKLVETALRDPFDHWLAAQPKSARALLDFVIQRAEERLKRRREKEVSRASATRKLRLPGKLADCSSQASDGSEIFIVEGDSAGGSAKQARDRRTQAILPLRGKILNVASATTDKLGQNRELSDLMLALGVQGGSRFREEDLRYERVVIMTDADVDGAHIASLLITFFYRTMPQLIRAGRLYLALPPLYRMSHGAKVIYARDDAHRETLLATEFKGKKPEVGRFKGLGEMMPAQLRETTMDPARRILARVTLPASEDEVAELVEALMGRKPELRFRFIQENAEFAAADLDL; translated from the coding sequence ATGGCTGAAACGCCCCCCCAGGCCTCTTTGTTCGACGACCCACAGCCCGCACCCCGACCTGCAGGGGCCGCGGAGCCTCCGCCGCCGGCTGCGCCCTCCCCGCCCCCGGCGTCGGGCAAGGGCGGCTATTCCGCCAAGGACATCGAGGTCCTCGAGGGGCTCGAGCCGGTGCGCATGCGGCCGGGCATGTACATCGGCGGTACGGACGAGCGGGCGCTGCACCACCTCTTCGCCGAGGTGCTGGACAACGCCATGGACGAGGCCGTCGCTGGCCATGCGCGGCTCATCGAGGTGCGCCTCGATGCGGATGGGGCCCTGACCGTGCGGGACGACGGTCGCGGCATCCCGGTGGACCCCCATCCCAAGCACCCCGGCAAGTCGGCGCTGGAGGTCATCATGACCGTCCTGCACTCCGGCGGGAAGTTCTCGGGCAAGGCCTACGAGACCTCCGGCGGCCTGCATGGCGTGGGCGTCTCGGTGGTGAACGCCCTGTCCGAGCACCTGGAGGTCACGGCCTTCAAGGACGGCTTCGAGTGGCGCCAGACCTTCAGCCGCGGCAAGCCTGTCGGCGGACTGGAAAAACTCGGGGCGACCCGGAAGCACGGGACGGTCATCACCTTCCGCCCGGACCCGGTCATCTTTGGCGATTCCGCCGCCTTCCGGCCCGCCCGCCTCTACCGGATGGCCCGCTCCAAGGCCTACCTCTTCGGCGGAGTCGAGATCCGCTGGGCCTGCGATCCGGCCCTGATCCATGACCAGACCCCCGCCGAGGCGGTCCTGCGCTTTCCCAACGGCCTCGCGGACTTCCTGGCCGAGCGCGTCCGCGACGTCGAGACCGTCACCCCCGAACCCTTCACGGGTCGCTTCGAGCGCAAGGGAGATCCCGGCAAGGTCGAATGGGCGGTGGCCTGGACAGGCGCGGGCTTCGGCGAGGCCGACGGCTTCCTCCAGTCCTACTGCAACACGGTTCCCACGCCTGAGGGCGGAACCCATGAGGCCGGCTTCCGCGCCGCCCTGACCCGCGGGCTCAAGGCCTACGCCGAGCTGGTCGGCGAGAAGCGTGCGGGCCTCCTGACCGCTGAGGACGTGGTCGCACAGGCCGGCGGCCTGGTCAGCGTCTTCATCGCCAACCCCGAGTTCCAGGGCCAGACCAAGGAGCGGCTGTCCTCTGCCGAGGCCCAGAAGCTGGTCGAGACCGCCCTGCGCGATCCCTTCGACCATTGGCTCGCCGCCCAGCCCAAGTCAGCGCGCGCCCTGCTGGACTTCGTCATCCAGCGCGCCGAGGAGCGCCTGAAGCGGCGGCGCGAGAAGGAGGTCTCCCGCGCCTCCGCCACCCGGAAGCTGCGCCTGCCCGGAAAGCTGGCGGACTGCTCGAGCCAGGCTTCGGACGGGTCCGAGATCTTCATCGTCGAGGGCGACAGCGCCGGCGGCTCGGCCAAGCAGGCCCGTGACCGCCGCACCCAGGCCATCCTGCCCCTCCGCGGCAAGATCCTGAACGTCGCCTCGGCCACCACGGACAAGCTGGGCCAGAACCGGGAGCTGTCGGACCTCATGCTGGCCCTGGGCGTCCAGGGCGGATCGCGGTTCCGCGAGGAGGACCTGCGCTACGAGCGCGTGGTCATCATGACGGACGCCGACGTCGACGGGGCCCACATCGCCAGCCTGCTGATCACCTTCTTCTACCGGACCATGCCCCAGTTGATCCGGGCCGGCCGGCTCTACCTCGCCCTGCCGCCCCTCTACCGCATGAGCCACGGGGCCAAGGTGATCTACGCCCGGGACGACGCCCATCGGGAAACCCTGCTGGCCACAGAGTTCAAGGGCAAGAAACCAGAGGTCGGGCGCTTCAAGGGCCTGGGCGAAATGATGCCGGCCCAGCTGCGCGAGACCACCATGGATCCCGCCCGCCGCATCCTGGCCCGCGTGACCCTTCCGGCCTCCGAGGACGAGGTCGCGGAGCTTGTCGAGGCCCTGATGGGCCGCAAGCCGGAGCTGCGGTTCCGGTTCATCCAGGAGAACGCAGAGTTCGCCGCAGCCGACCTTGACCTCTGA
- a CDS encoding SUF system Fe-S cluster assembly protein — MTATSTEPSGEGAASALSQAELDRLTDRLIEAFKTVFDPEIPVDIYELGLIYKVDVSDERDVAVDMTLTAPGCPVAGEMPGWVEDAIRSIPDVRNIKVDLVFDPPWDPSRMSDEAKLQLNMF; from the coding sequence ATGACCGCCACATCTACCGAACCGAGCGGCGAGGGCGCCGCCAGCGCCCTGAGCCAGGCAGAACTCGACCGGCTGACCGACCGGTTGATCGAGGCGTTCAAGACCGTCTTCGACCCGGAAATCCCGGTGGACATCTACGAACTGGGCCTGATCTACAAGGTCGACGTCTCGGATGAGCGGGACGTGGCGGTGGACATGACCCTGACCGCGCCGGGGTGCCCGGTGGCGGGGGAGATGCCAGGCTGGGTCGAGGACGCCATCCGGTCCATCCCGGATGTGCGGAACATCAAGGTCGACCTGGTCTTCGATCCACCGTGGGATCCGTCGCGCATGTCCGACGAGGCCAAGCTTCAATTGAACATGTTCTGA
- a CDS encoding DEAD/DEAH box helicase, producing the protein MTEFAELGLSPEILQAVSATGYTTATPIQAQAIPVALTGKDVLGIAQTGTGKTAAFTLPMIERLSQGRSRARMPRALVIAPTRELADQVSASFERYSANQTRKLSWALLIGGVSFSDQELKLDRGVDVLIATPGRLLDHFERGKLLLTGVQILVVDEADRMLDMGFIPDIERIFRLTPPKKQTLFFSATMPPEITRLTKQFLNDPVRIEAARPATTAETIAQHMVRLPTSDPKAKRTALRMLIEAEGIKNGIVFCNRKSEVDIVAKSLRTHGFDAAAIHGDLDQQTRMRTLDAFRSGDLKLLCASDVAARGLDIPDVSHVFNYDVPHHADDYVHRIGRTGRAGKSGRAFMIVTPADAKNIDKVLKLIGKDPEEVVLEGVDFAAIKDTPRDDRRSGRGRPTGRERSRGGEDRPPRPRREREPRTETEDTHVVAAPAAEAAEPEPAPRAPRRERTRHPDRSERPEAPERPERPERTPRRSEPRSEASEDDRRGGKPVVGFGSELPAFLSRPTTPGRK; encoded by the coding sequence ATGACCGAATTTGCTGAACTGGGCCTCTCGCCCGAAATCCTGCAGGCCGTCTCCGCGACGGGCTACACCACCGCCACCCCGATCCAGGCCCAGGCCATTCCCGTCGCGCTGACGGGCAAGGACGTCCTTGGCATCGCCCAGACCGGGACGGGGAAGACCGCCGCCTTCACCCTGCCGATGATCGAGCGCCTCTCCCAGGGGCGCAGCCGGGCGCGCATGCCCCGGGCCCTGGTGATCGCCCCCACCCGCGAGCTCGCCGACCAGGTCTCCGCGTCCTTCGAGCGCTACTCGGCGAACCAGACGCGCAAGCTGTCCTGGGCCCTCCTGATCGGAGGGGTGTCCTTCTCCGACCAGGAGCTCAAGCTGGACCGGGGGGTGGACGTCCTGATCGCCACGCCGGGCCGCCTGCTCGATCACTTCGAGCGCGGGAAGCTGCTCCTGACCGGCGTCCAGATCCTGGTGGTCGACGAAGCCGACCGCATGCTGGACATGGGCTTCATCCCGGACATCGAGCGGATCTTCCGCCTGACGCCTCCGAAGAAGCAGACCCTGTTCTTCTCGGCGACCATGCCGCCCGAGATCACGCGGCTGACCAAACAGTTCCTGAACGATCCGGTGCGCATCGAGGCGGCCCGTCCGGCCACCACGGCCGAGACCATCGCCCAGCACATGGTGCGCCTGCCGACCTCTGATCCCAAGGCCAAGCGCACCGCCCTGCGCATGCTGATCGAGGCCGAGGGCATCAAGAACGGCATCGTCTTCTGCAACCGCAAGTCGGAAGTGGACATCGTCGCCAAGAGCCTGCGGACCCACGGCTTCGACGCCGCCGCCATCCATGGCGACCTCGACCAGCAGACCCGGATGCGCACCCTCGACGCCTTCCGGAGCGGCGACCTGAAGCTTCTCTGCGCCTCGGACGTGGCCGCCCGAGGGCTCGACATTCCGGACGTCAGTCACGTCTTCAACTACGACGTGCCGCACCACGCCGACGACTATGTCCACCGGATCGGACGCACCGGGCGCGCCGGCAAGTCCGGCCGCGCCTTCATGATCGTCACGCCGGCCGACGCCAAGAATATCGACAAGGTCCTCAAGCTGATCGGCAAGGACCCCGAGGAAGTCGTGCTGGAAGGCGTTGATTTCGCCGCCATCAAGGATACGCCCCGGGATGACCGTCGGTCCGGCCGCGGTCGCCCCACAGGGCGAGAGCGTTCGCGTGGCGGCGAGGATCGGCCGCCGCGGCCCCGGCGCGAGCGCGAGCCCAGGACCGAGACGGAAGACACCCATGTCGTAGCCGCGCCGGCCGCTGAGGCTGCTGAGCCGGAGCCCGCACCCAGGGCGCCCCGGCGCGAACGCACCCGTCACCCCGATAGGTCCGAGCGTCCTGAGGCCCCCGAGCGCCCCGAGCGCCCCGAGCGGACGCCCCGCAGGAGCGAGCCGCGCAGCGAAGCCTCCGAGGACGATCGCAGGGGGGGGAAACCGGTCGTGGGTTTCGGTTCCGAACTCCCTGCGTTCCTTTCGCGCCCTACAACCCCAGGGCGAAAGTAA
- the glnA gene encoding type I glutamate--ammonia ligase: MATAKDILDQIKEKDVKYVDVRFTDIRGKMQHVTFDIDLVDDEFLNDGTMFDGSSIAGWKAINESDMKLRPDLDTAIIDPFYQQTTLALMCDVVNPDTGLPYNRDPRSISKSALNYLKSAGIGDTAFFGPEAEFFIFDDVRWSTAPHNTGYSFDSTELPVNSAREYPEGNMGHRPGPKGGYFPVNPVDSAQDLRGEMLAVMGELGMKPEKHHHEVAPAQHELGLKFDTLVVMADRMQLYKYVIHNVAAAYGKTATFMAKPMFADNGSGMHVHQSIWGAGKPLFAGDKYAGLSQMCLWYIGGIIKHAKAINAFSNSTTNSYKRLVPGYEAPVKLAYSARNRSASIRIPHVDSPKAKRIEARFPDPMGNPYLTFTALLMAGLDGIINQIDPGGPQDKNLYDLPPREQKKVPEVCGSLREALDALDKDRAFLKAGGVMDDDFIDSYIELKMEEVMRLQLHPHPVEFDMYYKC; the protein is encoded by the coding sequence ATGGCCACGGCCAAGGACATTCTGGACCAGATCAAGGAAAAGGACGTCAAGTACGTTGACGTCCGCTTCACCGACATCCGCGGCAAGATGCAGCATGTCACCTTCGACATCGATCTCGTGGACGATGAGTTCCTGAACGACGGAACCATGTTCGACGGTTCGTCGATCGCCGGCTGGAAGGCGATCAACGAAAGCGACATGAAGCTGCGCCCCGACCTGGACACGGCCATCATCGACCCCTTCTACCAGCAGACCACGCTGGCCCTGATGTGCGACGTCGTGAACCCCGATACCGGCCTGCCCTACAACCGCGACCCGCGGTCGATCTCCAAGTCGGCCCTGAACTACCTGAAGTCGGCCGGCATCGGCGACACCGCCTTCTTCGGCCCCGAGGCCGAGTTCTTCATCTTTGATGACGTGCGCTGGTCCACGGCCCCGCACAACACCGGGTACTCCTTCGACTCCACCGAACTGCCGGTGAACTCGGCGCGAGAGTATCCCGAGGGCAACATGGGCCACCGGCCCGGCCCCAAGGGCGGCTACTTCCCGGTGAACCCGGTGGACTCCGCCCAGGACCTGCGCGGCGAGATGCTGGCGGTCATGGGCGAGCTCGGCATGAAGCCGGAAAAGCACCATCACGAGGTGGCGCCCGCCCAGCATGAGCTTGGCCTGAAGTTCGACACCCTCGTGGTGATGGCCGACCGGATGCAGCTGTACAAGTACGTCATCCACAACGTGGCGGCGGCCTACGGCAAGACGGCGACCTTCATGGCCAAGCCGATGTTCGCCGACAACGGGTCGGGCATGCACGTGCACCAGTCGATCTGGGGCGCCGGCAAGCCGCTGTTCGCCGGCGACAAGTATGCCGGCCTGTCCCAGATGTGCCTCTGGTACATCGGCGGCATCATCAAGCACGCCAAGGCGATCAACGCCTTCTCGAACTCGACGACCAATTCCTACAAGCGCCTGGTGCCCGGCTACGAAGCCCCGGTGAAGCTGGCCTACTCGGCCCGCAACCGCTCGGCCTCGATCCGCATCCCGCACGTGGACAGCCCGAAGGCCAAGCGTATCGAGGCCCGCTTCCCGGACCCGATGGGCAACCCCTACCTGACCTTCACCGCCCTGCTGATGGCCGGCCTGGACGGGATCATCAACCAGATCGATCCGGGCGGCCCCCAGGACAAGAACCTCTACGACCTGCCCCCGCGCGAGCAGAAGAAGGTCCCCGAGGTCTGCGGCTCCCTGCGCGAGGCCCTCGATGCCCTCGACAAGGACCGGGCCTTCCTCAAGGCCGGCGGCGTCATGGACGACGACTTCATCGACTCCTACATCGAGCTGAAGATGGAAGAGGTGATGCGTCTCCAGCTGCATCCGCACCCCGTCGAGTTCGACATGTACTACAAGTGCTGA
- a CDS encoding diguanylate cyclase produces MAEDIDSRFRSPEAYELARLALEQLESQRVWPTPVNYELWSHVIAEPNGPLARELERIMVSGEPITDDLAEHLASTYLPKGRLSEQIRDTGQALSRELATAEQAIRSAHETSETFSTRLEETSRTLKKDPSSSALQGVVANLTDATREMQAQNASVERALAASTSEVAMLREQLEEIRKEAATDPLTRLANRRAFDERIEQARAEADTKGDFFCLVLLDIDHFKKFNDTWGHQTGDQVLRYVASVIRKRVLPPRFAARFGGEEFAIILPGDSLFDASPLVNSILKDVSASSIRRRSTNDNLGIITLSAGIAGFRAGDTVHDLIERADSSLYKAKRRGRNRLVVEGDA; encoded by the coding sequence ATGGCGGAGGATATCGACTCCAGGTTCAGGTCGCCCGAGGCCTATGAACTCGCCCGCCTTGCGCTGGAGCAGCTGGAGTCGCAGCGCGTCTGGCCGACCCCTGTCAACTACGAGCTCTGGTCTCATGTGATCGCCGAGCCCAACGGGCCGCTCGCCCGTGAGCTCGAGCGCATCATGGTCAGCGGCGAGCCGATCACAGACGACCTGGCCGAGCACCTGGCCTCCACCTACCTGCCCAAGGGGCGCCTGAGCGAACAGATCCGCGACACCGGCCAGGCCCTGTCCCGCGAATTGGCCACCGCCGAGCAGGCGATCCGCTCGGCGCATGAGACCAGTGAAACCTTCTCCACCCGGCTCGAGGAAACCTCGCGGACCCTCAAGAAGGATCCCAGCAGCTCAGCCCTCCAGGGGGTGGTCGCCAACCTCACGGACGCGACCCGGGAAATGCAGGCGCAGAACGCTTCGGTCGAACGCGCCCTGGCCGCCTCGACCTCCGAGGTGGCCATGCTGCGCGAACAGCTGGAGGAGATCCGCAAGGAGGCGGCGACGGACCCCCTGACCCGGCTGGCAAATCGCCGGGCCTTCGACGAACGCATCGAGCAGGCGCGTGCCGAGGCGGACACCAAGGGCGACTTCTTCTGCCTGGTGCTCCTGGACATCGATCACTTCAAGAAGTTCAACGACACCTGGGGTCACCAGACCGGCGACCAGGTCCTTCGCTACGTCGCCAGCGTGATCCGCAAGCGGGTCCTCCCGCCCCGGTTCGCCGCCCGGTTCGGGGGCGAGGAGTTCGCCATCATCCTGCCTGGCGACAGTCTCTTCGATGCCTCTCCCCTGGTGAACTCGATCCTCAAGGATGTCTCCGCGTCCAGCATCCGCCGGCGCTCCACCAACGACAACCTCGGCATCATCACCCTTTCGGCAGGCATTGCAGGCTTCCGCGCCGGCGACACTGTCCACGACCTGATCGAACGGGCGGACTCCAGCCTCTACAAGGCCAAGAGACGCGGCCGGAACCGGCTTGTGGTCGAGGGCGACGCCTGA
- a CDS encoding enoyl-CoA hydratase/isomerase produces the protein MAYEKIKISLNDGIAVISLADPATMNAAGLDTMAELRAAFAAYARPDSGARCVILTGEGRGFCSGANLSGGGGAGQSANPDPEGPDSGAALETVYNPFMTSLRDYPIPIVTAINGAAAGVGCSLALMGDIIVAGESAYFLQAFRRIGLVPDGGSTYLLPRLIGKARALEMALLGEKIPAKTALEWGLVNRVVPDDQLMSTAQEIARSLADGPWALGSIRKLIWDSLDNDWLQQLHAERVAQKTAGRTSDFREGVMAFLQKRVAVFNRK, from the coding sequence ATGGCCTATGAGAAGATCAAGATTTCGCTGAATGACGGCATCGCCGTCATTTCCCTCGCCGATCCGGCCACCATGAACGCCGCCGGCCTCGACACCATGGCCGAACTGCGCGCCGCCTTCGCCGCCTACGCGCGGCCGGACTCTGGCGCCCGTTGCGTGATTCTCACCGGCGAGGGTCGCGGCTTCTGCTCCGGGGCCAATCTCTCCGGCGGTGGCGGTGCAGGGCAGTCCGCCAATCCGGACCCCGAGGGCCCGGACTCCGGCGCCGCCCTGGAGACGGTCTACAACCCCTTCATGACCTCGCTGCGGGACTATCCGATCCCCATCGTGACGGCGATCAACGGGGCGGCGGCTGGCGTGGGCTGCTCCCTGGCCCTGATGGGCGACATCATCGTCGCTGGCGAGAGCGCCTATTTCCTTCAGGCCTTCCGGCGCATCGGCCTCGTGCCGGACGGCGGCTCGACCTACCTCCTGCCGCGCCTGATCGGCAAGGCGCGGGCCCTGGAGATGGCCCTTCTCGGCGAGAAGATTCCCGCCAAGACAGCCCTGGAGTGGGGTCTGGTCAACCGGGTCGTCCCCGACGACCAGCTGATGTCCACCGCCCAGGAGATCGCGCGTTCCCTGGCCGATGGCCCCTGGGCCCTCGGCTCGATCCGCAAGCTGATCTGGGACAGCCTCGACAACGACTGGCTCCAGCAACTGCACGCCGAGCGGGTCGCCCAGAAGACGGCGGGCCGGACTTCCGACTTCCGGGAGGGCGTCATGGCCTTCCTCCAGAAGCGCGTGGCGGTCTTCAACCGCAAGTAG